Proteins encoded in a region of the Flammeovirga yaeyamensis genome:
- a CDS encoding 7-carboxy-7-deazaguanine synthase QueE — translation MVKKLDYSVKERVKQGHALPVMEAFYTIQGEGAYTGQAAYFIRLAGCDVGCVWCDVKESWEQDAHPVLEIEEIIQNAKKHPGRLAIITGGEPLMHNLEPLTKRLKEEGFHINIETSGTHKFTGHLDYITLSPKKFKKPVEEAYQLASEFKVVVFHKSDIQWAINLSEKLNKDCKLYIQPEWSKRQEITPLLVEFVKNNPEWQLSLQTHKYIDIP, via the coding sequence ATGGTAAAGAAATTAGATTACTCTGTTAAAGAAAGAGTCAAACAAGGTCACGCACTTCCAGTAATGGAAGCATTTTATACGATTCAAGGTGAAGGAGCCTATACTGGTCAAGCAGCATATTTTATTCGTTTGGCAGGTTGTGATGTTGGATGTGTTTGGTGTGACGTTAAAGAATCTTGGGAGCAGGATGCTCATCCTGTTTTAGAAATCGAAGAAATTATTCAAAATGCAAAGAAACACCCAGGTCGATTAGCGATTATCACTGGGGGAGAACCTCTTATGCATAATTTGGAACCTCTTACTAAACGATTAAAGGAAGAAGGTTTCCATATCAATATAGAAACATCAGGTACTCATAAATTTACAGGACACTTAGACTATATCACTTTGTCGCCTAAGAAATTTAAGAAACCTGTAGAAGAGGCCTATCAGTTGGCATCAGAATTTAAAGTGGTCGTTTTCCATAAATCTGATATTCAATGGGCCATCAATCTATCAGAAAAATTAAATAAAGATTGCAAGCTTTATATTCAGCCTGAATGGTCGAAAAGACAAGAAATTACACCTTTATTGGTGGAATTTGTGAAGAACAATCCAGAATGGCAGTTGAGTTTACAAACACATAAATATATTGATATTCCATAA
- the aat gene encoding leucyl/phenylalanyl-tRNA--protein transferase has protein sequence MPIFQLEDDNILFPPARLTDESGILAVGGDLSSERIIEAYASGVFPWFNPEDPLLWWSPDPRCVLFPENIKVSKSMRQLLRRETYTVTFDQDFAGVIDACQKIYRPDQGGTWITDEMKEAYINLHNIGFMHSVEVWDDGELVGGLYGGSMNKAFFGESMFSFKSNASKFGFIMLCKNLEEQDFEIIDCQMHTDHLESMGAEEIPREAFLMYIDRNQERKFEKQDWNKKFRTDFYTAKS, from the coding sequence ATGCCTATATTTCAACTTGAAGATGATAATATTTTATTCCCTCCTGCTCGATTAACTGATGAAAGTGGAATACTAGCAGTTGGTGGAGATCTTTCCAGTGAGAGAATTATAGAGGCATATGCTAGTGGCGTTTTTCCATGGTTTAATCCTGAGGATCCCTTATTGTGGTGGTCCCCTGACCCAAGATGTGTTTTGTTTCCTGAAAACATCAAAGTATCGAAGTCTATGCGACAGTTACTGAGAAGAGAAACATATACCGTCACATTCGATCAAGATTTTGCGGGAGTTATTGATGCTTGTCAAAAAATCTATCGTCCGGATCAAGGAGGTACTTGGATTACTGATGAAATGAAGGAAGCGTATATCAACCTTCACAACATTGGATTTATGCATTCTGTAGAGGTATGGGATGATGGAGAATTGGTTGGAGGACTGTACGGAGGATCGATGAATAAAGCCTTTTTTGGCGAATCGATGTTTTCTTTTAAAAGTAATGCTTCTAAATTCGGCTTCATCATGCTTTGTAAGAATCTCGAAGAACAAGATTTTGAAATTATAGATTGTCAGATGCACACAGACCATTTAGAAAGTATGGGTGCCGAAGAAATTCCAAGAGAGGCTTTTTTGATGTACATTGACAGAAATCAAGAAAGAAAGTTTGAAAAACAAGATTGGAATAAGAAATTTAGGACTGATTTCTATACCGCAAAGAGTTAA
- a CDS encoding S9 family peptidase, whose amino-acid sequence MIQNTYKSLLLILAVCFSFSVSAQKKELTIAEGIMGYWSLYPEYKSVLWIPESKGFYSETDENQILKVNAKKGTSEVLITLDDIKASNSDLANLSRLPRYRWLNAKEMMFQYQKAFYKIDIETKQSQKVIDVKGDNADFTSDFSKIAYTIDNNLYISVDGKETQITDEKNKEIEFGKVVHRNEFGVHKGTYWSPKGNAIAFYRNDQTMVTDYPLVDISTVPAQANPIKYPMAGQKSEEVTLHVYNVNTKLTTPIKITGDKEQYLTNVVWSPDEKYIYIGILNRDQNHLALNQYEAETGDFVKTLFEEKDDKYLSLTHPMEFLPNSNDKFIWRSERDGFEHVYLYNTNGEELAQLTKGDWVVMDIIGFDKKKQNLFVLGTDNNGLDREIYKANLKSKSVKKITTLSGVYSGVKYDESSNLILASFSNIDTPNKQFVMDANGKVIKTIMEAKNPLEGYNVSNIELSTIKAADGKTDLNTRMIKPVNFDPAKKYPVIVYVYGGPGVQLITNRWQAGAAYWMQTAAQKGYIVYTVESRGSENRGKDFEQATHLHLGDEEVADQLKGVEYLKSLPYVDADKMAIHGWSFGGFMTTSMMTKAAGTFKVGVAGGPVMDWDFYEVMYTERYMSTPQKNPEGYANARLLDKTTLLKDKLLIIHGLIDDVVVPQHSFRFLQECVNNGVQVDFFTYPGHPHNVRGKDRIHLMNKVLDYIDQNI is encoded by the coding sequence ATGATTCAAAACACATACAAAAGCTTGCTTCTTATATTGGCAGTATGCTTTAGTTTTTCTGTATCGGCACAAAAAAAAGAACTAACAATCGCAGAAGGGATAATGGGCTATTGGTCGTTATACCCTGAGTACAAATCTGTTTTATGGATTCCGGAAAGTAAGGGTTTCTACTCTGAAACGGATGAAAATCAAATTTTAAAAGTAAATGCTAAAAAAGGTACTTCTGAAGTTTTAATCACTTTGGATGATATCAAAGCAAGTAATTCTGATTTAGCAAATTTAAGTCGTTTACCACGTTATCGTTGGTTGAATGCAAAAGAAATGATGTTCCAATATCAAAAAGCTTTTTATAAGATTGATATTGAAACGAAACAATCTCAAAAAGTAATTGATGTTAAAGGTGATAATGCTGATTTCACTTCAGACTTTTCGAAAATCGCCTATACGATTGATAATAACTTATACATCAGCGTAGATGGTAAAGAAACTCAGATTACTGACGAGAAAAATAAAGAAATTGAGTTTGGTAAAGTCGTACATAGAAATGAATTTGGTGTACATAAGGGCACTTATTGGTCACCAAAAGGAAATGCTATTGCTTTCTATAGAAATGACCAAACTATGGTCACTGATTATCCTCTAGTTGATATTTCAACTGTACCTGCTCAAGCTAACCCTATCAAATATCCTATGGCAGGGCAAAAATCAGAAGAGGTTACTTTGCATGTTTACAATGTAAATACGAAACTGACTACCCCTATTAAGATTACAGGAGATAAAGAGCAATACTTAACAAATGTGGTTTGGAGTCCAGATGAAAAGTATATCTACATCGGTATTTTAAATAGAGATCAAAATCATTTGGCTTTAAATCAGTATGAAGCAGAGACAGGTGATTTTGTAAAAACTTTATTTGAAGAAAAAGATGATAAGTACTTATCATTAACTCATCCAATGGAATTCCTTCCTAACTCTAATGATAAATTTATCTGGAGATCGGAAAGAGATGGTTTTGAGCATGTTTATTTATACAATACGAATGGTGAAGAATTGGCTCAATTAACTAAAGGTGATTGGGTTGTTATGGATATTATCGGGTTTGACAAGAAGAAACAAAACCTTTTTGTATTAGGAACTGATAATAATGGCTTGGATAGAGAGATTTATAAAGCAAATCTAAAATCGAAATCAGTGAAGAAAATCACTACGCTTTCTGGTGTATATTCTGGTGTAAAGTATGATGAAAGTAGCAATTTAATCTTAGCTTCTTTCTCTAACATTGATACTCCTAACAAACAATTTGTGATGGATGCGAATGGCAAAGTGATTAAAACAATCATGGAAGCCAAAAACCCATTAGAAGGATATAATGTATCGAACATCGAATTAAGTACAATCAAAGCAGCAGATGGCAAGACTGATCTTAACACAAGGATGATCAAGCCTGTTAACTTCGATCCAGCTAAAAAATATCCAGTTATTGTATATGTTTATGGTGGGCCTGGTGTTCAGCTTATTACAAACCGTTGGCAAGCAGGTGCTGCCTATTGGATGCAAACTGCTGCTCAAAAAGGATATATAGTGTATACTGTCGAAAGTAGAGGTTCTGAAAACAGAGGTAAAGATTTTGAACAAGCTACTCACCTTCACTTAGGTGATGAAGAAGTGGCAGATCAATTAAAAGGTGTAGAATACCTTAAATCTCTTCCATATGTAGACGCTGATAAAATGGCCATTCACGGTTGGTCATTTGGTGGTTTTATGACGACTTCAATGATGACCAAAGCTGCCGGCACATTTAAAGTGGGTGTTGCAGGTGGTCCAGTAATGGATTGGGATTTTTATGAAGTGATGTATACAGAACGTTATATGTCAACTCCTCAAAAGAATCCTGAGGGTTATGCAAATGCTCGTTTGCTGGATAAAACTACCCTTCTTAAAGATAAATTATTAATTATTCATGGATTAATTGATGACGTAGTAGTACCTCAACACTCTTTCAGATTTTTACAAGAATGTGTGAATAACGGAGTTCAAGTTGATTTCTTCACTTATCCTGGTCACCCACATAACGTAAGAGGAAAAGATAGAATCCACTTAATGAACAAAGTACTTGATTATATTGATCAGAATATTTAA
- a CDS encoding Txe/YoeB family addiction module toxin, translating to MNILFSKTAWQQYLFWQTEDKKITLRIHELIKNIQRDPFKGIGKPEPLRQNLTGFWSRRINSEHRLIYRIVGKKNEGQRIEIISCQYHY from the coding sequence ATGAATATACTATTCTCAAAAACTGCTTGGCAACAATACTTATTCTGGCAAACTGAAGACAAAAAAATAACTTTAAGGATACATGAGTTAATAAAAAACATTCAAAGAGATCCTTTTAAAGGTATTGGTAAACCAGAACCTCTACGTCAAAATCTAACCGGATTTTGGTCAAGAAGAATTAATTCAGAACACCGTTTGATTTATCGAATTGTAGGAAAGAAAAATGAAGGACAGAGAATTGAAATAATATCTTGTCAATATCATTATTGA
- a CDS encoding thioredoxin family protein translates to MKKLYLFLLLVFITKSAFCQQTIQWLTFEEALQKNKLEQKQFFIDVYTNWCTWCKKMDRTTFKNEEIVSYINANFYAVKINAEDHSKLMFQGEEFTYESLSHTLLGGNMGFPTYVFLWVRKDEQLQANPYPIQGYIKKQKLHLMLSFMNEAAYEGVEFKEFREGYLSPY, encoded by the coding sequence ATGAAGAAGTTGTATCTTTTTTTATTATTGGTATTTATCACAAAATCAGCCTTCTGTCAACAAACCATCCAATGGCTCACTTTCGAAGAAGCCCTTCAAAAGAACAAATTAGAGCAAAAACAATTTTTTATTGATGTGTACACCAATTGGTGCACTTGGTGTAAAAAGATGGATAGAACAACCTTCAAAAATGAAGAAATAGTAAGTTATATCAATGCAAATTTTTATGCAGTAAAGATAAATGCTGAGGATCATTCAAAGTTGATGTTTCAAGGAGAGGAGTTTACCTATGAATCTTTATCTCATACTTTATTAGGAGGGAACATGGGTTTTCCAACCTACGTTTTTTTATGGGTGAGGAAAGATGAGCAACTTCAAGCTAATCCATATCCAATTCAAGGATACATAAAAAAGCAAAAGTTACATTTGATGTTGTCTTTTATGAACGAGGCAGCGTATGAAGGAGTGGAGTTTAAGGAGTTTAGAGAGGGGTATTTATCACCTTATTAA
- a CDS encoding TrkH family potassium uptake protein has product MNTDTKDFINQWLLKYQTSVFRYERISAIVASTLSIVFVIFEYGFYLEQSDERFIRNIVPVLFIIYISNYALRTIFTNYRLEFIKSTWFEGAFLSFITLLGLFHFFVGFEIDRTTNQVYQHVVYAALTFLVMIEITKVSVLISEYKIKPSTTFIFSFIILILFGAFCLMLPKATIGESSMNFLDALFTSVSASCVTGLAVVDTGQYFTAQGQLVILLLAQLGGIGIVSFATFFATFMSQGVSLKHKTIIQDVLSSEDLSSATGLLRKVILLTLGIETLGAIAIFFSWGDSLQFNSFTQKVLYSIFHSVSAFCNAGFSLFPDSLNTSIDAIDTTRFDNGIIDIRHMYGLHMVIGIIIIFGSFGFTTIEEIFSPSKIRERWRSPWKKYSIGTSISLYSTIILILVGMLTVFFLEIDQLRQDRSFVESIIASFFQSVTTRTAGFNSMDFGSMKPPTILVMIFLMFIGAAPGSTGGGIKSSTFYLLLLSSIGIIRGQERIVVRKRTISDENIKRSYSIFMFALIYNLLALFILSITELDNPKIELLPLIFEQISAFGTAGLSMGITSELSSIGKVVIIMSMYIGRVGTLTLALALSSTVNTNSYQYPEAHVMVG; this is encoded by the coding sequence ATGAACACCGATACTAAAGACTTTATTAATCAATGGCTTTTAAAGTATCAAACTTCTGTATTCCGATACGAAAGAATATCGGCGATTGTGGCTTCTACATTATCCATCGTATTTGTCATTTTTGAATATGGTTTTTATTTAGAACAATCCGATGAGCGTTTCATTAGAAATATTGTTCCGGTATTATTCATCATATATATATCAAATTATGCCTTAAGAACGATCTTTACCAATTACCGGTTGGAGTTTATAAAGTCCACATGGTTCGAAGGAGCATTTTTAAGTTTCATCACCTTACTAGGTTTATTCCATTTTTTTGTTGGTTTTGAAATTGATAGAACAACAAATCAAGTCTATCAGCATGTCGTTTATGCAGCATTGACCTTCTTAGTGATGATAGAGATTACAAAAGTCTCTGTTCTCATATCAGAATATAAGATTAAACCATCAACAACATTCATATTCAGTTTTATCATCTTAATACTTTTCGGAGCATTCTGTTTGATGTTGCCAAAAGCAACTATCGGTGAATCGAGTATGAACTTTTTGGATGCTTTATTTACCTCAGTAAGTGCTTCTTGTGTGACAGGTTTAGCAGTTGTAGATACTGGTCAATATTTCACAGCTCAAGGTCAGTTAGTGATTTTGTTATTGGCGCAATTAGGTGGTATAGGTATTGTATCCTTTGCGACCTTTTTTGCCACTTTCATGTCTCAAGGTGTATCCTTAAAACACAAAACCATAATTCAGGATGTATTAAGTAGTGAGGATTTGTCATCAGCTACAGGTTTATTGAGGAAGGTAATTCTACTGACTTTAGGGATTGAGACACTTGGGGCCATCGCTATTTTCTTTTCATGGGGAGATTCCCTTCAATTCAATAGCTTTACTCAAAAAGTATTGTATTCTATCTTCCATTCTGTTTCTGCATTCTGTAATGCTGGTTTCAGTTTATTTCCCGATAGTTTAAATACAAGTATCGATGCAATTGATACTACAAGATTCGATAATGGTATAATTGATATCCGACATATGTATGGATTACATATGGTAATTGGAATAATCATTATTTTCGGTAGTTTTGGTTTTACGACCATTGAGGAAATATTCTCTCCAAGTAAGATAAGAGAGCGTTGGAGAAGTCCATGGAAAAAATATTCCATAGGAACATCTATTTCGCTTTATTCGACCATCATTTTGATATTGGTCGGCATGCTAACCGTTTTCTTTCTAGAAATTGATCAACTTCGACAAGACCGATCTTTTGTGGAATCAATCATAGCCTCATTTTTTCAATCAGTTACTACTAGAACAGCAGGCTTTAACTCAATGGACTTCGGTTCTATGAAACCTCCAACCATTCTTGTTATGATCTTTTTGATGTTTATCGGTGCGGCACCAGGTTCGACAGGTGGAGGTATTAAAAGTAGCACTTTCTATCTTTTACTCTTGTCATCTATCGGTATCATCAGAGGACAAGAACGTATAGTAGTACGAAAAAGGACGATTTCAGATGAGAACATCAAAAGATCATATTCCATCTTTATGTTTGCTTTGATATATAACTTACTTGCCTTATTTATCCTTAGTATCACTGAGTTAGATAATCCAAAAATTGAGTTACTTCCATTGATTTTTGAGCAAATATCTGCTTTTGGTACCGCAGGATTGAGTATGGGTATAACAAGTGAATTATCATCTATCGGTAAAGTTGTGATAATTATGTCGATGTATATTGGTCGAGTAGGTACGCTTACGCTGGCATTGGCTTTGAGTTCTACGGTAAATACGAATAGTTATCAATATCCTGAGGCGCATGTGATGGTGGGGTGA
- a CDS encoding aminoacyl-histidine dipeptidase gives MNKEVASLHPVQIWENFEKMNEIPRGSKKEERIIAFTKQFGEDLGLETIVDECGNIIIKKPATPGMEDRKGIILQAHIDMVHQKNADTDFNFDTDGIQSYIDGDWVKAKGTTLGADNGIGAATIMGVLASKDLKHGPIEGLFTIDEETGMTGAFGLVEGVLEGDILLNLDTEDEHELCIGCAGGIDTNVNYDYAESAAEGKAYHIQLKGLKGGHSGCEIHLGRGNANKLMNRLLWETREKFGLEIAEIDGGSLRNAIPRESFANVVIDPAKADEFEAYIKQVEADYQAELKVTEPNLVINLEAIATPAKVMDVKAQDALLSAIYSAPNGVIRMSDELEGLVETSTSMARVQVKEGKVVVQSLTRSSVETAKYDVANQLDAAFAITGGNVEHGGAYPGWTPNAHSQILEEMKEIHQEYFKKPATVNAVHAGLECGIIGSHYPNLDMISFGPTIKNPHSPDEMCEIGTVARFWDFLVLTLERVAKK, from the coding sequence ATGAACAAAGAGGTTGCAAGTTTACATCCAGTACAAATCTGGGAAAACTTCGAAAAAATGAACGAGATCCCTCGTGGATCAAAGAAAGAAGAAAGAATTATTGCCTTCACTAAGCAATTTGGTGAAGACTTAGGTTTAGAAACCATCGTTGATGAATGTGGTAACATCATTATCAAAAAGCCGGCTACTCCAGGAATGGAAGATCGCAAAGGAATTATCCTTCAAGCACATATTGATATGGTTCACCAAAAGAATGCGGATACTGATTTCAATTTCGATACAGACGGTATTCAATCGTATATTGACGGTGATTGGGTAAAAGCAAAAGGAACAACTCTTGGTGCTGACAACGGTATTGGTGCAGCAACAATTATGGGTGTTTTGGCTTCAAAAGACTTAAAACACGGTCCTATCGAAGGTCTTTTCACTATCGATGAGGAAACAGGTATGACTGGTGCTTTTGGTTTAGTAGAAGGTGTTTTAGAAGGTGATATCCTTTTGAACCTTGATACTGAAGACGAGCATGAATTATGTATTGGCTGTGCCGGTGGTATCGACACGAATGTCAATTACGATTATGCAGAATCTGCTGCAGAAGGAAAAGCGTATCATATTCAATTGAAAGGCTTAAAAGGTGGACACTCAGGATGTGAAATCCATTTAGGTCGTGGTAATGCCAATAAATTAATGAACCGTTTGCTTTGGGAAACTAGAGAAAAATTCGGTTTGGAAATCGCTGAAATTGATGGTGGTTCATTAAGAAACGCTATCCCTCGTGAATCTTTTGCGAATGTGGTGATCGATCCTGCTAAAGCAGATGAATTCGAAGCTTACATCAAACAAGTAGAAGCTGATTACCAAGCAGAGTTAAAAGTTACAGAACCAAACTTGGTGATTAACTTGGAAGCTATTGCTACTCCTGCTAAGGTAATGGACGTAAAAGCACAAGATGCTTTATTGTCAGCTATCTACTCTGCTCCTAATGGTGTTATCAGAATGTCTGATGAGTTAGAAGGTCTTGTAGAAACTTCTACTTCAATGGCAAGAGTGCAAGTAAAAGAGGGTAAAGTAGTGGTACAATCACTTACTCGTTCATCTGTTGAAACTGCTAAATATGATGTAGCCAATCAATTAGATGCCGCTTTTGCTATCACAGGTGGCAACGTAGAACATGGTGGTGCTTATCCAGGTTGGACACCAAATGCGCATTCTCAAATTCTTGAGGAAATGAAAGAAATTCATCAAGAATACTTCAAAAAGCCAGCAACAGTAAACGCTGTTCATGCTGGATTGGAATGTGGTATCATTGGTAGCCACTACCCTAACTTAGATATGATCTCATTTGGTCCGACTATCAAGAATCCTCACTCTCCAGACGAGATGTGTGAGATTGGTACAGTAGCTAGATTCTGGGATTTCTTGGTGTTGACTTTGGAAAGAGTGGCTAAGAAGTAA
- the folD gene encoding bifunctional methylenetetrahydrofolate dehydrogenase/methenyltetrahydrofolate cyclohydrolase FolD, translated as MQLIDGKATSNAIKEEIAEEVRKLTAQGGKKPHLAAILVGEDGASRTYVNHKVKSCEQVGFTSSLYKFDADISEEELLKTIDELNKNADVDGFIVQLPLPKHINETKVTEAIDPDKDVDGFHPTNLGKMMLGLPTFLPATPYGIIQLLDRYGIETSGKKCVIIGRSHIVGTPMSLLMSRNSKVGNCTVTLTHSRTKDLKEECLQADILIVALGRAEFVTADMVKEGAVVVDVGITRIEDPSKKSGFSLKGDVKFHEVAEKASWITPVPGGVGPMTVVSLLMNTLESAKRKTVKESV; from the coding sequence ATGCAACTAATTGACGGAAAAGCAACTTCCAATGCTATAAAAGAAGAAATTGCTGAGGAGGTAAGAAAACTGACTGCCCAAGGAGGCAAGAAACCACATTTAGCCGCTATCTTAGTTGGTGAAGACGGTGCAAGTAGAACTTATGTGAATCATAAAGTAAAGTCTTGCGAACAAGTAGGGTTCACATCGTCTTTATATAAGTTTGATGCCGATATCTCTGAAGAGGAGCTATTAAAAACAATCGATGAGTTAAACAAAAATGCTGATGTTGATGGTTTTATCGTTCAATTGCCTCTTCCGAAGCATATCAACGAAACTAAAGTAACAGAAGCTATCGATCCTGATAAAGATGTGGATGGCTTCCACCCAACAAACTTGGGTAAAATGATGTTGGGTCTTCCAACTTTCCTTCCTGCAACACCTTATGGTATCATTCAATTACTAGATCGTTATGGAATCGAAACATCAGGTAAAAAATGTGTGATTATCGGGCGTTCTCATATTGTAGGTACACCAATGAGTTTATTGATGTCGAGAAACTCTAAGGTAGGTAACTGTACAGTAACCCTAACTCACAGTAGAACTAAAGACTTAAAAGAAGAATGTCTTCAAGCAGATATTTTGATTGTCGCTTTAGGTAGAGCTGAGTTTGTTACTGCTGACATGGTTAAAGAAGGAGCAGTAGTAGTGGATGTAGGAATCACTAGAATCGAAGATCCATCTAAAAAATCTGGTTTCTCTTTGAAAGGTGATGTGAAATTCCACGAAGTAGCAGAAAAAGCTTCATGGATTACACCTGTACCTGGCGGAGTTGGACCAATGACTGTAGTTTCATTATTGATGAATACTTTAGAGTCAGCAAAAAGAAAAACTGTTAAGGAATCAGTATAG
- a CDS encoding type II toxin-antitoxin system Phd/YefM family antitoxin: MNTTTLSDLRANLKSYFDELEDNKDILIVPRSGNKEAIVLMTLSEYNSMKETEYLLSSKNNRELLEKSIKELDGEDTIKFEL; the protein is encoded by the coding sequence ATGAATACAACAACATTAAGTGATTTAAGAGCAAATCTCAAATCATATTTCGATGAGTTAGAAGATAACAAAGATATTTTAATTGTTCCAAGAAGTGGTAACAAAGAAGCTATCGTATTGATGACTTTATCAGAATATAACAGTATGAAAGAAACTGAATATTTATTATCTTCAAAAAACAATCGAGAGCTACTCGAAAAATCTATAAAAGAGCTTGACGGTGAAGATACTATCAAATTTGAACTTTAA
- a CDS encoding T9SS type A sorting domain-containing protein, producing MKSFFLSIILTLLMHCTYANIHFSVDQIISTPTTYTDADGIYIDAGVTLTISSDVVFNGNVTLLNGAKLIIDNGAKVTINGNINLNNSILEIKEKSILDVISGQLNLQGDGGSTDQVIVDNSALIVKEIHAQNLGGHEITLKNNSVLLVEDFIQYNQELNTDTTDGAIVVGGNVQGPNVNLDFGDACGDLNGSEACDEFERSSAELSNASQLIEKAREELLKGTDLDAVVDYIQSGGEFDDGYDLPVELLYFKGFAKENTIDLHWATATETNSDYFVIYRSFDNKHWTKVDEIEAAGHSITKITYYNQQALEEEIQYYRLHQIDFNGTEHILGKVMIQKEEDNLSNIQLITYQNNINLFFLNNTLLKEVVVYDVNGRYVLSETNIGSEMTISNLSYNKVYILRIRSGSQVTVRKVSILQ from the coding sequence ATGAAATCTTTTTTTCTATCGATTATTCTAACACTATTAATGCATTGCACATATGCAAACATTCATTTTTCCGTAGATCAAATTATTAGTACTCCAACTACATATACTGATGCTGATGGAATATATATTGATGCCGGAGTAACTTTAACCATATCATCAGATGTTGTTTTTAATGGGAATGTAACCTTATTAAATGGAGCAAAACTAATTATTGATAATGGGGCAAAAGTAACTATAAATGGAAACATCAACTTAAATAACTCCATACTTGAGATTAAAGAAAAAAGTATTCTTGATGTTATCTCTGGTCAATTAAACCTTCAAGGAGATGGTGGTTCGACTGATCAAGTGATAGTAGATAATTCAGCTTTAATTGTAAAAGAAATTCATGCTCAAAATTTAGGAGGACATGAGATCACCCTCAAAAATAATAGTGTGTTATTAGTAGAAGATTTTATTCAATACAATCAAGAATTAAATACTGATACAACTGATGGAGCTATTGTTGTCGGTGGGAATGTCCAAGGTCCAAATGTAAATCTAGACTTTGGTGATGCTTGTGGTGATTTAAATGGGAGTGAAGCATGTGATGAATTTGAAAGATCTTCTGCGGAATTATCGAACGCCTCTCAGTTAATCGAAAAAGCGAGAGAGGAATTACTTAAAGGTACAGATTTAGATGCGGTTGTTGATTATATACAGTCAGGTGGTGAGTTTGATGATGGATATGACTTGCCTGTTGAATTATTATATTTTAAAGGATTCGCGAAAGAAAATACCATTGATCTACATTGGGCTACAGCCACCGAGACCAATTCAGATTACTTTGTTATTTATAGATCATTTGATAATAAACATTGGACAAAAGTAGATGAAATTGAAGCTGCTGGTCATTCGATTACGAAGATCACCTATTATAACCAACAAGCATTAGAAGAAGAAATACAATATTACCGTTTACATCAAATCGATTTTAATGGCACTGAACATATTTTAGGAAAGGTAATGATTCAAAAAGAAGAAGATAATCTGAGCAATATTCAATTAATTACTTATCAGAATAACATCAATTTATTTTTTCTAAATAATACGCTACTCAAAGAAGTTGTGGTATATGATGTAAATGGGCGATATGTTTTATCAGAAACTAACATTGGAAGTGAGATGACAATCAGTAATTTGAGTTACAATAAAGTCTATATTTTAAGAATTAGAAGTGGCAGTCAAGTAACCGTAAGGAAAGTTTCGATTTTACAATAA